A section of the Bacteroidota bacterium genome encodes:
- a CDS encoding glycosyltransferase, with translation MQKIAIVVPCFNEAKRINRLAFQRFLEEHENSFFFLFVNDGSVDSTESVLQEICKTRPQNSQFLSLEKNKGKGEAVRLGMVKCYEMNQFIYIGYFDADLATPLSELSRLKEIAFRNPNLLLIFCSRIKRLGAKINRKPHRLLLGRIFASLASLILKFPIHDTQCGAKIMKSDIVPFVCGDGFLTSWLFDTEILLRLRNQQKEQTTSVLYEHSVSQWEEIQGSNLKLIHLLQIPLQLLKIHFKYNFN, from the coding sequence ATGCAAAAAATAGCGATAGTGGTTCCTTGTTTTAATGAAGCCAAACGGATAAATAGATTGGCTTTTCAACGTTTCTTAGAGGAACATGAAAATTCTTTTTTTTTTCTATTTGTAAACGATGGTAGTGTTGACTCTACAGAGTCAGTTTTGCAGGAAATATGCAAAACACGACCTCAAAACTCGCAATTTTTGAGTTTAGAAAAAAACAAAGGCAAAGGCGAAGCAGTAAGGTTGGGGATGGTTAAGTGTTATGAAATGAATCAATTTATATATATTGGTTATTTTGATGCAGACTTGGCAACTCCTTTATCAGAGTTGAGTCGGTTAAAAGAAATTGCCTTTCGGAACCCCAATTTATTACTCATATTTTGTTCACGTATAAAAAGATTAGGAGCAAAAATTAATAGAAAACCGCACCGACTTTTATTAGGTAGAATTTTTGCTTCATTGGCCAGTTTAATTTTAAAATTTCCAATACATGATACACAATGTGGGGCTAAAATTATGAAAAGTGATATTGTGCCTTTTGTATGTGGAGATGGTTTTTTAACAAGTTGGTTATTTGATACCGAAATATTATTGAGGCTACGGAATCAACAAAAAGAGCAAACTACTAGTGTGTTATATGAGCATTCGGTTTCTCAATGGGAAGAAATACAAGGTTCAAACTTAAAACTGATACATCTTTTGCAAATTCCTTTACAATTATTGAAAATCCATTTTAAGTATAATTTTAATTAA
- a CDS encoding class I SAM-dependent methyltransferase: MSEFIDPKLTSPFYFARKGLYQAALDFSKYVKGGRLLDFGCGGKPYKSLMNVSEYIGLDYENEGHPHQNEQIDVLYDGGKLPFKNEQFDYILCTEVFEHLFDLDEKLIEFNRVLKSNGLIFVTCPFIWNEHEVPFDYARYTMFALNHKFEKNNFEVVSCYKSGTFIETYTQLFFTYFSKKEVRYKSNEIGLFKKCVIFLINLFGKGLSKLLPNNESIYLTNVFIAKKIEPKITGK; the protein is encoded by the coding sequence ATGTCAGAGTTTATAGATCCCAAATTAACATCACCTTTTTATTTTGCTAGAAAAGGGTTGTATCAAGCAGCTCTAGATTTTTCTAAATATGTGAAAGGGGGGCGGCTGTTAGATTTTGGTTGCGGAGGTAAGCCATATAAAAGCTTGATGAATGTGTCTGAGTATATTGGGCTTGATTATGAAAATGAGGGACATCCCCATCAAAATGAACAAATTGATGTGCTATATGATGGAGGAAAACTTCCCTTTAAGAATGAACAATTCGACTACATACTTTGTACTGAAGTTTTTGAGCATTTATTTGATTTGGATGAAAAGCTAATTGAGTTTAATAGAGTGCTCAAATCAAATGGATTAATATTTGTCACTTGTCCATTCATTTGGAACGAACATGAGGTTCCATTTGACTATGCCCGCTATACAATGTTTGCATTGAATCATAAATTTGAAAAAAATAATTTCGAAGTTGTTTCTTGCTATAAATCTGGAACTTTTATAGAAACGTATACTCAATTATTCTTCACTTATTTCTCGAAAAAAGAGGTGAGGTATAAGAGTAATGAAATTGGCTTATTTAAAAAATGTGTAATATTCTTAATTAATTTGTTTGGAAAAGGATTAAGTAAGCTATTGCCTAATAATGAGTCCATATATCTGACAAATGTATTTATTGCAAAAAAAATTGAGCCAAAAATAACGGGTAAATAA
- a CDS encoding T9SS type A sorting domain-containing protein, translating to MKKVISFVCIVLFCNSNFFAQIPSWLPTDSLKAWYPFNGNANDESGKGNHGTVNGATLTTDRFNSLNSAYSFDGINDNIFINHSFWNNGWSNFTIAFWLLQNNQQNPNNVGSTYSVLNSTPHNGISFSSNWWNSNKYAMWIGNGAPASSWNVLLNATSNTNVFIGTWNHIVYQKAGSTYKLYINGVLDKSVTNATSIQSYFYKLYLGCADPIAANNEVLDGKLDDFGFWDKELTQQEILKIYNSCNSHDLTHPISQTVTVGNSAFYATSFSATTSYQWQADIGFGYQNLSNAGPYSGVSTPTLTVSNTVLSMNNYLFRCILSNGGCVDTTNAANLTVLNNLGLVESSSNSFLVFPNPSIHQLTIKLRDNTMLEESYSILDFKGAIVVEGNVVNENTVIDISQLASGFYIVKLGALSQKIQVLKD from the coding sequence ATGAAAAAAGTAATAAGTTTTGTTTGTATTGTATTATTCTGTAATTCCAACTTTTTTGCTCAAATTCCATCTTGGCTTCCAACAGATAGTTTGAAAGCTTGGTATCCATTTAATGGTAATGCCAACGATGAAAGTGGGAAAGGTAATCATGGAACTGTAAATGGTGCAACGCTTACGACCGATAGATTTAATAGTTTGAATTCTGCTTATTCTTTCGATGGAATTAATGATAATATTTTTATTAACCACAGTTTTTGGAATAACGGCTGGAGCAATTTTACAATAGCATTTTGGTTACTTCAAAATAATCAACAGAATCCTAATAATGTTGGATCAACCTATTCTGTTTTAAATTCTACCCCTCACAATGGAATAAGCTTTTCTTCAAATTGGTGGAATTCCAATAAATATGCAATGTGGATAGGTAACGGAGCTCCTGCTTCTTCCTGGAATGTATTGTTAAACGCTACATCTAATACTAATGTATTTATTGGCACTTGGAATCATATCGTTTATCAAAAAGCTGGATCGACATATAAGTTATATATAAATGGTGTACTTGATAAGTCGGTTACAAATGCAACTTCCATTCAGAGCTACTTCTATAAATTATATTTGGGTTGTGCAGATCCAATAGCTGCTAATAATGAGGTGTTGGATGGTAAGTTAGATGATTTTGGTTTTTGGGATAAAGAACTTACTCAACAAGAAATATTAAAAATTTATAATAGTTGTAATTCTCATGATTTAACTCATCCAATCTCTCAAACAGTTACTGTTGGAAATAGTGCTTTTTATGCCACATCTTTTTCTGCAACTACTTCTTATCAATGGCAAGCTGATATTGGTTTTGGCTATCAAAATTTGAGTAATGCTGGTCCGTATAGTGGTGTTTCTACCCCTACTTTAACTGTCTCAAATACGGTTCTTTCGATGAACAATTATTTATTCCGTTGTATTTTGTCAAATGGAGGATGTGTTGATACTACAAATGCAGCTAATCTTACAGTTTTAAATAATTTGGGGCTTGTTGAGTCATCTTCGAATAGTTTCCTTGTTTTCCCTAATCCGTCAATTCATCAACTAACAATTAAATTGCGAGATAATACTATGTTAGAAGAATCTTATTCGATACTAGATTTTAAAGGAGCAATTGTAGTTGAAGGTAACGTTGTAAATGAAAACACTGTTATTGATATAAGTCAATTGGCATCGGGTTTTTATATTGTAAAACTTGGCGCCTTAAGCCAAAAAATCCAAGTACTGAAGGATTAA
- a CDS encoding isopenicillin N synthase family oxygenase: protein MAIPSVDLADFLSGDPAKKLDFVNKLGKAYEDVGFVAVKNHGIPMSTIDDLYKYVESFFALPVNVKTKYEIPELAGQRGYTSFGREHAKGSDAPDLKEFFQYGQIVEKNHPLKNEYPDNVAVKEIPALNDTFFNAYRSFEKSGKALLQAIALYLGLDEFYFDKFVNNGNSILRAIHYPPIKEEPKSAIRAEQHEDINLITLLVGASADGLQVLDKQERWVSVTSLPDQIVVNVGDMLQRLTNNKLRSTTHRVVNPPRELWGTSRFSIPFFLHPIANMSLACLDSCITKTNPKDYDDVTAGEYLDERLREIGLKA, encoded by the coding sequence ATGGCAATACCTTCAGTAGATTTAGCAGATTTTTTATCTGGCGACCCGGCAAAAAAATTAGATTTTGTAAACAAATTAGGAAAAGCATACGAAGATGTAGGATTTGTGGCTGTAAAAAACCATGGAATTCCAATGAGTACAATAGATGATTTATACAAGTACGTAGAAAGTTTTTTTGCACTGCCGGTAAATGTAAAAACCAAATACGAAATACCTGAACTTGCTGGACAAAGAGGCTATACATCTTTTGGGCGAGAGCATGCAAAAGGCTCTGACGCTCCGGATTTAAAAGAATTTTTTCAATATGGGCAAATTGTAGAAAAAAACCACCCTTTAAAAAATGAATATCCTGATAATGTTGCGGTAAAAGAAATACCAGCTTTGAATGATACTTTTTTTAATGCTTACCGCTCGTTTGAAAAATCGGGAAAAGCTCTATTACAAGCCATAGCATTGTATTTGGGGTTAGATGAATTCTATTTTGACAAGTTTGTAAACAACGGAAACTCTATTTTAAGAGCCATACACTACCCTCCAATTAAGGAAGAACCAAAATCTGCAATTAGAGCTGAACAGCATGAAGATATAAACCTTATTACCCTATTGGTAGGCGCATCTGCAGATGGTTTGCAAGTATTAGACAAACAAGAGCGCTGGGTTTCTGTTACATCATTACCTGACCAAATTGTGGTAAACGTTGGAGATATGTTACAAAGATTAACCAATAACAAATTACGCTCAACTACACATCGTGTAGTTAATCCTCCAAGAGAATTATGGGGGACTTCACGTTTCTCAATTCCATTTTTCTTACATCCAATTGCTAACATGTCGTTAGCATGTTTAGATAGCTGTATTACTAAAACAAATCCAAAGGATTATGATGATGTAACAGCAGGCGAATACTTAGATGAGCGCCTAAGAGAAATTGGATTAAAAGCCTAA
- a CDS encoding non-canonical purine NTP diphosphatase translates to MTKIVLATHNKGKLTELSGLLDLPQIELCLLGDINCHEDIPETGNTMEQNAIQKATFVHQNYGCNCISDDSGLEVNALNGAPGVYSARYAGNHKNSEDNITKLLNELGGKSDRTAQFRTVLCLLLDGRIELFEGVIKGSITTERKGSSGFGYDSVFMPNGYTKTFAEMDLVKKNKISHRALAVKKLVNYLTNI, encoded by the coding sequence ATGACTAAAATTGTTCTTGCTACGCACAATAAGGGTAAGTTAACCGAATTATCAGGCTTGCTAGACCTTCCGCAAATAGAGCTATGCCTGCTAGGTGATATTAATTGCCATGAAGATATTCCGGAAACTGGCAATACAATGGAACAAAATGCAATACAAAAAGCAACATTTGTACATCAAAACTATGGTTGTAATTGTATTTCGGATGATAGCGGATTAGAGGTAAATGCATTGAATGGTGCCCCGGGTGTGTACTCTGCTCGTTATGCCGGAAATCATAAAAACTCAGAAGATAATATAACCAAGCTTCTGAATGAGTTAGGTGGTAAATCAGACAGAACAGCACAATTTAGAACGGTTTTGTGTTTGCTCCTTGATGGAAGAATAGAACTGTTTGAAGGCGTTATCAAGGGAAGTATAACCACCGAAAGAAAAGGTAGTTCGGGCTTTGGCTATGATTCAGTATTTATGCCTAATGGATATACTAAAACATTTGCAGAAATGGATTTGGTTAAAAAAAATAAAATTAGCCACCGAGCCTTAGCTGTTAAAAAGTTAGTTAATTACTTAACCAACATATAG